In one window of Primulina tabacum isolate GXHZ01 chromosome 8, ASM2559414v2, whole genome shotgun sequence DNA:
- the LOC142553711 gene encoding hydroxyproline O-arabinosyltransferase 3-like, with translation MLPGRQIMGREGRVFLVFLFLGAFLLTYNFVTMLIRYQNVYPQNLNFAEHHSRLLIDPVIEMPENAKKPKRERALFHIALTATDSPYTKWQSRVMYYWYKKNKDLPGSEMGKFTRILHSGTPDNLMDEIPSFVVDPLPPGLDRGYIVLNRPWAFVQWLEKATIEEDYVLMAEPDHIFLKPLPNLGGEGFPAAFPFFYIEPVKNTKLIRKYFPEKMGPVENIDPIGNSPVIIKKDLLEKIAPTWMNVSLKMKNDPETDKEFGWVLEMYGYAVASALHGVRHILRKDFMLQPPWDLETRNKFILHYTYGCDYDMKGKLTYGKIGEWRFDKRSFSDGPPPRNLSMPPLGVPESVITLVKMVNEASANIPNWETT, from the exons ATGTTGCCTGGGAGGCAAATTATGGGGCGAGAAGGACGTGTGTTCCTGGTATTCTTGTTTCTTGGTGCTTTCCTTCTAACATATAACTTTGTTACAATGCTTATACGTTACCAGAACGTTTATCCTCAAAATTTGAATTTCGCTGAGCACCATAGTCGACTTCTTATTGATCCGGTGATTGAGATGCCGGAAAATGCCAAAAAACCCAAGAGGGAACGGGCACTTTTTCATATAGCCCTCACAGCAACTGATTCACCATACACCAAATGGCAGAGTCGTGTTATGTACTATTGGTATAAGAAGAATAAGGatttaccaggatcagagatgGGAAAGTTCACTCGAATTCTTCACTCTGGAACGCCTGACAACCTGATGGATGAGATCCCTTCATTTGTGGTTGATCCTCTTCCTCCAGGCTTGGATAGG GGTTATATTGTCTTGAATAGACCATGGGCTTTTGTACAATGGCTAGAGAAggcaacaattgaagaaga TTATGTATTGATGGCAGAACCTGATCACATATTCTTAAAGCCACTCCCCAACTTGGGAGGTGAAGGATTTCCAGCCGCATTCCCGTTTTTCTACATTGAACCTGTCAAAAATACAAAACTCATTAGAAAATATTTCCCAGAGAAGATGGGTCCGGTGGAAAATATTGATCCAATTGGAAATTCTCCAGTTATAATTAAAAAG GATTTGCTGGAAAAAATCGCTCCTACGTGGATGAATGTCTctttgaaaatgaaaaatgatccAGAGACAGATAAAGAATTCGGATGGGTGCTTGAAAT GTATGGATATGCTGTAGCCTCTGCTCTTCATGGCGTGCGGCATATTCTCCGGAAAGACTTTATGTTGCAG CCTCCGTGGGACTTGGAAACTCGAAATAAATTTATTCTTCATTACACCTATGGCTGTGACTATGACATGAAG GGTAAACTAACTTATGGCAAAATTGGAGAGTGGCGGTTTGACAAGAGATCATTCAGTGATGGCCCTCCACCTCGAAACCTATCAATGCCGCCTCTAGGTGTTCCTGAAAGTGTG